A region of the Muricauda sp. MAR_2010_75 genome:
AATTTTGAATGCTGATATCACCACTTCCTTTGACATGGAATCCTTGGAGAAAAAACAGTATCAGAAAACCAAAACCACGGGTAAGGCATCTGTTTCTGGTTTTGAATATGCTTCGGAGGAGATGAAGAATCCAGTGGCCATCAATACGGCGGCGGTCTCTTTTAATCCCAACACGGTTACCCTGGATTCCTTTAAAGGAAAAACAGGAAATACAGACTTCGATGCTAAAGGAACCCTCACCAATTTACTCGGATTCATGTTCAACAATGAAAATGTGGAAGGGAACTTTTCATTGACCTCCAACACTTTTGCATTGAACGATTTTATGATGGAAGAGACTGCTGAAGCAGAAAATGGAGAGGCCCAAACCTCAGGAGGGGAGGAACGCATCAAGATTCCGTCCTTTTTGGATTGCACCATTGAGGCCGCCGCCGGCACGGTGTTGTATGATAATTTAACCTTAAAAAACGTAAAAGGCACCTTGACCATCAAAGATGAAACGGCCACGGTGAAAAACTTGACTTCGGACCTTTTCGGGGGAACTTTGGGACTAACGGGTTCGGTTTCCACGAAAGGGGCAGCCTCTACTTTTGATATGGATCTGGGCATGAGCAATTTTGGAATCAGTGAATCCTTTGCCGCTTTGGAAATGTTCCAAGCCTTGGCTCCGTTGGCCAATGCGCTGCAGGGAAAATTGAATTCCACCGTAAAGATTTCTGGGAATTTGAAGGATGATTTTACACCGAATCTGACCACAATTTCGGGAAATCTCTTAGCCGAACTGCTCTCTACCAAGGTGACCACAGAAAAAGCACCTTTACTTTCCGCATTGGATAGCAAGCTGAACTTTTTGGACACCAAGGACATCAATTTGAATGATTTGAAAACAGCATTGAGTTTTGATAATGGTAAGGTAAGTGTGAAACCATTTACCGTAAAGTATAAGGACATCGCCATTAATGTGGATGGCAGCCACACTTTTGACAAGCAAATGCAGTACAAGGCTACCTTGGACGTCCCAGCCAAATACCTTGGTGCTGAGGTGAACAAGCTTATCGCTCAAATGAATGATGACAGTCTTAAGGACCTTACCATTCCCGTAACTGCAAACATTGGGGGGAATTACACCAATCCTACCGTGACCACGGATTTGACTTCTGGGGTGAAAACCTTAACGACCCAGTTGGTGGAAATCCAAAAACAAAAATTGGTGAACCAAGGTAAGGACAAAGCCAAGGATTTGTTGTCCGATGTGTTTAAAAAGGATGAAAAAGATTCCACCTCCACCAAGTCCGATGGGGTGAAGGAAGCTATCGGTGGTTTGCTGGGAGGAAATAAAGAGAAAGACACTACTGCGACCAAAACCGAAGAAGAGCCTGTGAAAAGTGCTGCTAAGAAAATTCTGGGTGGTTTATTGGGCAAGAAAAAAGATACGGTGAACTAAAAAATTAGAGGTTGTCTGAAAAGATGGTTTTCGTCAACCTGAACTTGTTTCAGGTTCACATAAACTTTTGATTTAAGTGCTATGAGATTCTGAAATGAATTCAGAATGACATGTTTCTGTACTTTTCAGATAGCCTCTTTTTTATTGTTCCAACTCGTTGTTGATAGTCTCCAAAATGGAATTCAAGCTATACATCAAAGGATTGTAATGTTCCGTTTCTGTAGATTGACTTGTAATGATGAACAATAGAATGTTGTTTTCAAAGGCAATGGACTCCAAGGCACCTAAATTACTAACAGGATTTTTGCTCGGGGTAATTCCTAATTTTGTGGACATGCCGGTATGATCCAATATGGTACGGATGCTATAGCCCTCATTCCGAAACACATTGACGGTATTATTGCGTTCTTCGCCAAGCATTTTTTCTTGATTGGCAATATCATCAATGAAAGAAATCCAATTGGTCAGTTGAATCCGCAGGGTGTCGTTGGAAATATCCTTGAGACTACCCGAGTTGATCATTTCATTAAGCAGGGAATTGTTAGGGTTGAAGAAAATATCATACGCAAAAGCAGTAACAAACAATTCGGATAACTTTTCTTCGGAAGGAGGTTCCTGCTTGTCCATGAGGTCAACAATAGTAATAGCGGCTTCATAGCTATCTTTGTTATAACCAATTAATTCTTCGAGTTTTATTTTACTGGTCTCAAATTCTTCCTTTAAACCTTTAAGATAGACCTGCTCTTTTTCTCGTTTGATTCTGTTGTCGTTGGCGTTATCAATGGCCAGAGCAATTAAGATTCCGATGACCACCAGAAAAATTTCACCAATGGCGTAAAGGAGGTAGTTGCTGAATTTTTTTTCGGCAATCAGTTGTTTTCTAACTTTTCTAAAGAGCTTTAACATAAGTGTTCGGTGGTTATTCTAGCTGGTTTTAGGAAACTAATCTAACTATTTTTTGAACATCCCTTTGAATTAAGGCTACTGGTAATCTATGGCCACGGCTGTAATCAAAGCAATAGCAGCAATCAATAAAATGAGTAATGTAGGTTTAAGTGCAAATTTCAACCATTTGTTATAGGGAATATTGCAAAGAGCCAAAACTGCCATCAGCGCGCCGTTGGTGGGTACGATCATATCAGCCATAACAGCACCATATTGATAGGCCAATACACAAACCTGTCGAGAAAGTCCTATCAAATCGGAAAGTGGGACCAAAATAGGCATGGTCAACACCGCTTGCCCCGAGTAACTGGGTACCGGGAAGTGCAAAAATGAATGGGCAACCATCATGGAGACAGCAGAGACCGAAGGCGAAAGGTATTTTAAAGGCCCAAAAAGGCCATATACAATGGTATCCATAATCATACCTTCTTTTAATAGCAATGAAATGCTATTGGCCAACCCTAAAATGATACTGGCAAACATCATTTCCTTAAACCCTTCAATATAGTTTTCTCCAGTACCGTTGACGCCCAGTTTGCCAATAAGACCGGCCACAATACCCAAAGCAAAGAAGGAAGCAGACATCTGGTTAAAGCCCCAATCCAGATAGATGAGGCCGTAGATGACACCACAAAATGTTCCACAGAGCAGCAGCAAAATGATTTTGCTGCTGGTGGTCATGGATTCGTGGGCTGAGGGCATTTTTATTTTCTCAATCCTGTGCTTATTGGCATATCGAATGAGATAGCTTGTCCAAGTCACAAAAACCACCAGTAAGACCACAAGTCTAAACCCACTTCCGGAAAGCAATGGAAGCCCAGCTTCTTTTTGAGCGATCAAGACAGCAAAGGGATTTGATGGGCTAAAAGAGCTCCCAATCACCGTAGACCCATAGCTCATTAAAATGACAGTAAATGTGTTGTACCCTAGACTTTTTCCAAACAAAAGCAAAATGGGAATCATGGCAATGACTTCTTCCTGCATACCAATGGTTACCCCTCCAGCGGTAAAGAGGGCCGAAACTAGGATTAGGGCCAAGGTCTCCTTTCCTTCCAAAACATTTACTAGTTTTACCAATCCTTGGTTAAGTGCCCCCGTTTTTTCTATAACATAAAAACATCCGCCTATCAAAAGGATAAGAACAATGGCATCTGCCCGCCCAATGATTCCCCTTGGGATGGAGAGAATCAAATCCAATACAGAAAGATGTTCTGAAGTGACCGATTGGTAGGAATCGTTAAGGACTTTTGTTGTTCCAGTGACCTCATCAATCAGGCGTTGATAGCTTCCTTGCGGAACAACGTACGTAAGAATCCAGGCAAAAATGATGACAGCAATGAGTATGACGAAAGCATTGGGAAATTTTTTCATCCAGTTTGGTTTTGGTTGGTTATTTAAAAGCAAAGACCTTCCGAGGTCCTTTTTACTGTCAAGACTGGTTTAGGTCTTAATGGATGTCTATCCCTACATAATAGCCTTCACTACCACGAACATTAAAAACCGTATTGTCCTCAAAAATCAAATATTGTCCTTTAATGCCCTTAAGTACCCCTTTGTAACTTGGCGTTTTGCTCAGGTTCAGGCTTTTTACTTTTTCAGGGTATTTCAAAACCGGGAACTCCAAATTGGTCTCCGAATTATCCTCAATAAAATAGTTGGCGGCTTCTTCCGGAATGTAGGGCTTTAGTTTGGCTCTCCATTCAATAAGGTCCAGGTCCTCAATATCATTTTTCAACATTTTTTGCCAACTGGTCTTGTCGCTCACATGATCTTTTAGGGCAACCTCGGTGATTCCGGCCAAATACCGGTTGGGCACTTCCACAATTTCAATGGCCTCGTGGGCACCTTGATCTATCCATCGGGTGGGTACCTGGGATTTTCGGGTTACCCCCACTTTTACATTACTGGAGTTGGCCAAATACACAATATGGGGTTGCAATTGCATTTTCTTTTCAAACTCCAAATCGCGGTCTTCCTTGTCCAAGTGGGCCGTACTCAACTCAGGTTTCATGATCCAATCGCCGGCATGTGGGGTTTCGTAGAAGCAGGTTTTGCAGAACCCCTGTCGATATATTGGTCTGTCTTCCCCGCAATTAAGGCATTGGTATTTGATAAAATCAATTTGGAGTTCCTTGTCCAAGGCTTGGTTCACATTCAGGAAACCGGTGTCAAAGATCAAATAGTACTGGATGGGCTTCCCATTTTCAGTTTGCATCTTGCGCAGGACTCCTTCGTATAGCATATTGGAATGAATGTTTTTATCGATTTGAAAATGAATGCGAGAAAAGCTATTTTAGCTATTGCACCAAACTAAATTCCTTGGTTAAATATACCTAAAATGCCAATACCATTATTCAATTCCATCGCTTCTTGGCTTTTACGGAAGCGATATCATCAAATAGAGCTTTTTCTGAAGTATCCTTTGGACGTTCAGGATGAGGTGTTGCGGCATTTGGTGGATTTTTCAAAGGACACCATGATCGGTAAGCAATATGGCTTTCAGGATAACCCTAAATACGAGGAGTTCCGAAACCGCGTGCCCATAGTAAGCTATGAAGATATTGCACCCTTGATAGAGCGCACCCGCAGGGGCGAGCAGAACCTATTTTGGCCCACGACCATAAAGTGGTTTGCCAAAAGCAGCGGTACCACCAATGCCAAGAGCAAGTTTATTCCTGTGAGCATGGAGGCCTTGGAGGATTGCCATTATAAATCGAGTAAAGATTTGTTGTGCCTATACCTGAACAATAATGAAAATTCCCAATTATTCACGGGAAAAAGTCTTCGATTGGGTGGGAGCAAGGAACTCTACGAGGACAATGGCACTTTTTTTGGCGATCTTTCCGCTATTTTGATTGATAATATGCCGCTTTGGGCGGAATATAGCAGCACCCCTAGCAATAAAGTTTCCTTGATGAGTGAATGGGAGTCCAAATTGGAGGCCATTATTGAGGAGAGCATCCGTGAGAACGTGACCAGTTTGGCTGGAGTTCCCTCTTGGATGTTGGTGTTATTGAACCAAGTATTGGAAAAAACCGGAAAGAACCACCTTTTTGAGATTTGGGAAAATTTGGAGGTGTATTTTCATGGGGGAGTGAGTTTTACGCCGTATAAGAATCAATATAAAAAGTTGCTGCCCAGAAAACGGTTCAATTATTACGAGACCTATAATGCTTCGGAAGGTTTTTTTGGAATTCAGGATAGGAATGATTCCGATGAATTATTATTGATGTTGGATTACGGTATTTTTTATGAATTTATCCCCATGGATTCCCAAGGGGGTGAAAAAGATGCTATCCCACTTTGGGAAGTGCAGACCGGAGTCAACTATGCCATGGTAATAACCACCAACGCTGGATTGTGGCGATACAAAATTGGGGATACCATTCGCTTTACCTCAAAAAACCCCTATCGAATTCGCATTACGGGCAGGACCAAGCACCATATCAATGTATTTGGTGAGGAGTTGATTATTGAAAATGCCGAGGAGGCCTTAAAACAGATATGCCAGAAGACCGATTCCGAAATCATGGATTATACGGCTGCACCCATTTTTATGAACGGAAGCGAAAAGGGCGGGCATGAGTGGATCATTGAATTTAGGAAACCACCAGAAGACGTGGCATATTTTACGGAATTTTTGGACAATGCGCTAAAATCGCTCAATTCTGATTATGAGGCCAAACGTTATAACAACATTACCCTAAGAATGCCCAAAGTACATGTAGCACGAAAGAATCTTTTTCACGACTGGTTAAAATCCAAGAACAAATTAGGGGGGCAGCATAAGATCCCAAGATTGTCCAACAATCGGGACTATATCGATGAGCTGCTTCAAATGAATTAACTGCAGTTAGTGTATTGTTTACACCTTAAAAATCAGTCATTTATAAAGACTAATACGCAACTTGTACATTTAAATCACGTTTTACGAAAACGTTTTCGTAAGTTTGAACGTTTTATCGAACAAACGTTTCCTTTAAACAAAAAAAAGTGGTGATTCTATCATTATTACTGAAATTTCCCTTATCAAATCTTTTATATAAACACTAAACCAATAACATGATGGCAGAAAGACTAGTTGTTATCTCAGACATGTGGGGAACCAAAAGAGGCCTTTGGATAGCGTCTTATTTTGGGTACTTGCAACAGTACTATGACATTGTTTTTTACGATTGTCAACA
Encoded here:
- a CDS encoding DUF2797 domain-containing protein; the protein is MLYEGVLRKMQTENGKPIQYYLIFDTGFLNVNQALDKELQIDFIKYQCLNCGEDRPIYRQGFCKTCFYETPHAGDWIMKPELSTAHLDKEDRDLEFEKKMQLQPHIVYLANSSNVKVGVTRKSQVPTRWIDQGAHEAIEIVEVPNRYLAGITEVALKDHVSDKTSWQKMLKNDIEDLDLIEWRAKLKPYIPEEAANYFIEDNSETNLEFPVLKYPEKVKSLNLSKTPSYKGVLKGIKGQYLIFEDNTVFNVRGSEGYYVGIDIH
- a CDS encoding AsmA family protein → MKKKVLKITGITLLVLIALIVAIPLFLQGKIEEIIKNKVNNSINATLDFEDANLSLLKSFPNANVELTNLSLVNKAPFEGDTLFSSSNIELAMSIKELFKSADEPIVIQKLNIDRAKLHILVDENENANYDIAKADDVATTPETTEESSDNFTLNMDSYAITNSEIIYDDRSSKMRFSLDEMNHSGTGDLSLEQSELKTLTDALVSFEMDSTKYLNNNKISLDALIGIDLKENKYTFLENKALINQLPLVFDGFVKVNEDNQEVDITFKTPSSDFKNFLAVIPEAYSKNIETVQTTGNFEVSGAFKGIVDDEHIPAFHIAINSENASFKYPDLPKSVQNVYIDTEINNTTGITEDTFVDIKRLSFTIDQDKFNLTSRIRDLMGNTKVDADMDGRINLANISKAYPVPDDYNLKGILNADITTSFDMESLEKKQYQKTKTTGKASVSGFEYASEEMKNPVAINTAAVSFNPNTVTLDSFKGKTGNTDFDAKGTLTNLLGFMFNNENVEGNFSLTSNTFALNDFMMEETAEAENGEAQTSGGEERIKIPSFLDCTIEAAAGTVLYDNLTLKNVKGTLTIKDETATVKNLTSDLFGGTLGLTGSVSTKGAASTFDMDLGMSNFGISESFAALEMFQALAPLANALQGKLNSTVKISGNLKDDFTPNLTTISGNLLAELLSTKVTTEKAPLLSALDSKLNFLDTKDINLNDLKTALSFDNGKVSVKPFTVKYKDIAINVDGSHTFDKQMQYKATLDVPAKYLGAEVNKLIAQMNDDSLKDLTIPVTANIGGNYTNPTVTTDLTSGVKTLTTQLVEIQKQKLVNQGKDKAKDLLSDVFKKDEKDSTSTKSDGVKEAIGGLLGGNKEKDTTATKTEEEPVKSAAKKILGGLLGKKKDTVN
- a CDS encoding GH3 auxin-responsive promoter family protein; this encodes MPIPLFNSIASWLLRKRYHQIELFLKYPLDVQDEVLRHLVDFSKDTMIGKQYGFQDNPKYEEFRNRVPIVSYEDIAPLIERTRRGEQNLFWPTTIKWFAKSSGTTNAKSKFIPVSMEALEDCHYKSSKDLLCLYLNNNENSQLFTGKSLRLGGSKELYEDNGTFFGDLSAILIDNMPLWAEYSSTPSNKVSLMSEWESKLEAIIEESIRENVTSLAGVPSWMLVLLNQVLEKTGKNHLFEIWENLEVYFHGGVSFTPYKNQYKKLLPRKRFNYYETYNASEGFFGIQDRNDSDELLLMLDYGIFYEFIPMDSQGGEKDAIPLWEVQTGVNYAMVITTNAGLWRYKIGDTIRFTSKNPYRIRITGRTKHHINVFGEELIIENAEEALKQICQKTDSEIMDYTAAPIFMNGSEKGGHEWIIEFRKPPEDVAYFTEFLDNALKSLNSDYEAKRYNNITLRMPKVHVARKNLFHDWLKSKNKLGGQHKIPRLSNNRDYIDELLQMN
- a CDS encoding DUF6090 family protein, whose translation is MLKLFRKVRKQLIAEKKFSNYLLYAIGEIFLVVIGILIALAIDNANDNRIKREKEQVYLKGLKEEFETSKIKLEELIGYNKDSYEAAITIVDLMDKQEPPSEEKLSELFVTAFAYDIFFNPNNSLLNEMINSGSLKDISNDTLRIQLTNWISFIDDIANQEKMLGEERNNTVNVFRNEGYSIRTILDHTGMSTKLGITPSKNPVSNLGALESIAFENNILLFIITSQSTETEHYNPLMYSLNSILETINNELEQ
- a CDS encoding YfcC family protein, producing the protein MKKFPNAFVILIAVIIFAWILTYVVPQGSYQRLIDEVTGTTKVLNDSYQSVTSEHLSVLDLILSIPRGIIGRADAIVLILLIGGCFYVIEKTGALNQGLVKLVNVLEGKETLALILVSALFTAGGVTIGMQEEVIAMIPILLLFGKSLGYNTFTVILMSYGSTVIGSSFSPSNPFAVLIAQKEAGLPLLSGSGFRLVVLLVVFVTWTSYLIRYANKHRIEKIKMPSAHESMTTSSKIILLLLCGTFCGVIYGLIYLDWGFNQMSASFFALGIVAGLIGKLGVNGTGENYIEGFKEMMFASIILGLANSISLLLKEGMIMDTIVYGLFGPLKYLSPSVSAVSMMVAHSFLHFPVPSYSGQAVLTMPILVPLSDLIGLSRQVCVLAYQYGAVMADMIVPTNGALMAVLALCNIPYNKWLKFALKPTLLILLIAAIALITAVAIDYQ